The following coding sequences are from one Fundulus heteroclitus isolate FHET01 unplaced genomic scaffold, MU-UCD_Fhet_4.1 scaffold_400, whole genome shotgun sequence window:
- the LOC105917724 gene encoding ankyrin repeat and BTB/POZ domain-containing protein BTBD11-A — protein sequence MARSSKSAARTLEDLTLDSGYGGAADSFRSSSASLCCSEAHGGNYWHLTDSMHSRHNSLDTVNTVLVEDAEILECSGQCAKLPELEDVPWSLGEVASALNKDEEMSLPTPPQDVLLRLSVLVSRVLVRVAKEAQRLSLRYAKCTKYEIQSATKIILSWSVSMSCIGAAVSALSMYNMTTEEDKFSRGKSARCGLIFNVGKFFRWMVDSRVAVRIHEHASIYLAACMESLFREVYARVLRSALLERDNGIPKFTVELLEQAINGDAELWGSVQPWQHLICGKNASGKRQRYLLTEALSDVRHRSEALGRDG from the coding sequence ATGGCAAGGAGTAGCAAGTCAGCAGCAAGGACCCTGGAGGATTTGACGCTAGATTCTGGTTATGGTGGAGCCGCAGACTCCTTCAGGTCGTCCAGTGCGTCGCTGTGCTGCTCAGAGGCACATGGGGGTAATTACTGGCATTTAACCGACTCAATGCACAGTCGACACAACAGTCTGGACACTGTTAACACGGTCCTGGTTGAGGACGCCGAGATCCTGGAGTGCAGCGGGCAGTGCGCTAAACTACCCGAGCTTGAGGATGTGCCGTGGAGCCTCGGGGAAGTGGCAAGCGCGCTGAACAAGGACGAGGAGATGAGCCTTCCGACCCCCCCTCAGGACGTCCTGCTCAGGCTCTCGGTGCTGGTCAGCCGCGTCCTGGTCAGGGTCGCCAAGGAGGCGCAGCGCCTGAGCCTGCGCTACGCCAAATGCACTAAATACGAGATACAAAGTGCCACAAAGATAATCCTGTCATGGAGCGTCTCGATGAGCTGCATCGGCGCGGCCGTCAGTGCCTTGTCCATGTACAACATGACCACGGAGGAGGACAAGTTCAGCCGCGGCAAGTCGGCGCGCTGCGGGCTCATCTTCAACGTGGGAAAGTTCTTCAGGTGGATGGTGGACAGCAGGGTGGCGGTCAGGATCCACGAGCACGCGTCCATCTACCTGGCAGCGTGCATGGAGAGCCTTTTCCGCGAGGTGTACGCGCGGGTGCTGCGCAGTGCGCTGCTGGAGCGCGACAACGGGATCCCCAAGTTCACGGTGGAGCTGTTAGAGCAGGCCATCAACGGCGACGCAGAGCTGTGGGGGTCCGTGCAGCCCTGGCAACACCTGATCTGTGGGAAGAATGCCAGCG